ttctggcagaaacactggtaaTGCATGAAAGGTAGGTCACTgagacctagttatggtatgcgaCACAGCACTATCCCAAGTTGTACATAAATGCAAGGTTTGATCCTGTTTGAAATGATAAGGACAAGGATTTTCTTTAATGTacagtgaaaagtaggtcacagtgacacACCGCATTCCcatgcatgcaaggtttgatgatcctatataaattgataagaaagatatgctCCAGAAATAATAAGTTTACATCTGGACAAGGctataccataatacaaccaGTCAAAGACaggcatatataaaaaaacccatctttaATGTTAATGCTGTCAAAATAGTGTACAACTGAAATTTTCTCTTTTAATGGACGAGGGAGAGGGATGCATTACATCAGAGTTAATATGATATCAAACATAGTACAAATAAATGATAATCTgccaaatatatttctatactaCAATGATTGCATATGGTAAAATGTCATGTAATTATGTATCCTGCAACCATGAATGCACCCACTTTCTAGAAATGAACAAAGCCTGGTGACCTAGATTTTAGACCATTGTACTCTGATGTGAAAGAACAATAATTACTACAGTTAATAATAGAAaatttagtatcaacaatgtAACAAGTCttaaagaggtttttttttaataaactgtcTAATTGCATTTTCTCACTTTTACAACAACCAACTGACAAGAGCAGGCTCACCACATGCTTAATTGTGGTGATGCAAGGTTAAGGATGGACGATTTGGTGGTCAGCATTACAATtacccccccccatcccaatttatttatataatttgccAAAACAGATTCAAACTGTATATTACAAGTTTACTGATTAGGTTTAGAAAGGACATTTTGTGAAAGATGGAGTTAAAAGTTTAAAACTAACAGTAAAGTAACATCTGTTATTTCACCTTACAACTTCACTGCGGTGAAAAaataaagtatgtttttaattatatacctCCAATTAAAGAAGCAAACAGATTAACAGAAGTTACTTGCCGGTTTCCAAAAACAACACTTGCAATATCAGCATGACATTCTTCTGGGATCCTGAAGTGTAAAAATACATGACATACATGAAATAGTAATAGCAAgatttaataaaacaagattAGCATAAAAATATTCTTCTCAAAAACAGACCTGTCAAGTCATTAAAGGGAGGGacaactcaaatatgagcctgatgtgttggaaagatgcatacccggacgacCAACAcgtactgacactttaagaaatgaaaaacgtgtaattttagagttaataaaaaaaacgtgattattcctgctaactgggggcagccattttcttttgtttccggTGCGTCAGGAATtctagcttggggtgaagtgacgtcagctccaaCCAACTCCAGTATGCACAGTGTATAAACAAAGGCAGTCATTTACGACAAGACACTTCActtttatcaacctgacttgtaaaacaacatatatgacttgataatataataaactatttaactaaatatatttcaatttgcattaatagaaggaaatggggttatagtatttttctctcttcaaAAATCAAcagaaaaaatacatattattaggcctattgataggGTACGCcggagtaaaaacgaccactcacgatacacaagtgataattttctttcctttgggactacgtaattgtgatttttgtgttttttagatgggaaagtcacttaatcaagggtttcacagaattatttacagtaataaagcaggacggctggtAATGTTCATTATCATTTTAGGGGTAGCTGCGCGTCTACCCCACACTACCCTGTGGTCTTTATAAAACGtgcacatatttttatttgtgtctAGACACCTTGATTTGACAGTCTAAAATAtacaatcaggaaccacaggtacaggccagaGAGAGAAAAGACCAAACAACTAAGAAAAAACTCTGATTatcagtatgtgggttaatgcagggacaaaacataatacagttatttcgacactttgacaatgatggtttattttgtgttttgtattgaaaaataatatatacttattgctggcttactgggatggatattattacagaacattgcgatgcatctgcaaaaatcaggtatgttttgtttcttcagttctaagactaattcctgacgtgacacattaagtattacgtcaccaccggctcgccagaggacgtattcactgggatggtgcaaaatggctgcaccagttatatatactaacagtcacatttaacagttttattaattaactatatgattatacttgttaatatcaagtaataatgtgcattatatatcgttgaatatgcataccaggccaaatgccttaattgtcccttcctttaactcCCGGATTCCACCGGTGTCTCCTAAAATGTCAAACACACCTTTTCCCTGGAAACTGCAATTTTTGAAGGAtaactaaataatttttattcaccAATGTACCATGTTTGGCTATATACTGAAAATGAGTTTTTGTAAAGTATACagtctaaataaatatttaaaataaaaatggaagtTTAACATTGAAGATTTTAAAGTCTGCTCCAAGAGATTTGATTAAACAGTTTCCAACTTTGTACAGAGATTTTCTAGGGCAGTCTAAAcgattaatataattttttcaccCTTCTTTTAGTCACAAGTTCAGTCTTTTTTATTCTAGGGTCTCCACAAACtaacaaataattgttttttgtttttttaatttcccccCACATCTCTcaaattaaaactgaaattaaacatttcaaagtctgtacctcaggcctctgagaattgaacatAGGATTAACCATGTaaatgtcctaaatttaatgtgcaaTCAAAAAATGTGTTCCCAGTACAGAAAACAAGATTTTGCGCAAGTGGCATGTGATTTTAAGAGTTTAGATTATATACCGGTAGTCCTGAAACATGGTATATGGATTTTCTGGGTGGGTTTCTAAAAACTAATAGCGAGATGTTTTAAATGATAAATTTCTGGATTGTTCTaagtttttaacttttactttaaataaaGTTCAACATTGAACATTTCAAGTCTATTTTCTCCTGAAGACTTTATTTAATACTCCATAGTTTTACAATCTAGCAGTAATACTCTTGATCAAACTAAAAAATTTACTTTGAAAACTTCAGTTAAATCCTTCTTAAGGTTTGACTGCTTCATTTGAAACTTGGTAAGCTATAATGATTCTCTACAGTGGTCTTCAAAAACTAATAGAAAAAGCTAAAacatgtcatatacatgtacttactgaAGATCCTGCAAATCCTCCTTGAAATGCTGAAAGTTCAAAATATGAGATGCTATTACAGCaaaattaaatcaaaattataatTCAAATTAATAATTACGAAAAATCACTGTTGTCTGTTACAGAACAGCCATTTAAAAGTAAGTGTTTGACATAAAGACTAACTAGTCTTCAAACAATTCAAATACATCATTTATAATCCATTGAATGTGAATGTTTTGACATTTATAACAGCTTATGATAAAGTCATTGTAAAACTGATTGTCAACCAATATGCTCATCATATgatttcaatatacatgtatggaacAGAGAGTGCTAGCTCTACAACTCACCACCTGAGAATTTAAAAgacaatttgtaaaatattattttatttaaaaaaaattatatatatattcatatacacataacaaatgatattttgttggaaaataactttGGGTGTTTTCTGTTTTTGAAGTTTACTAGATAATATGGTGAAATGTTCTATTCACCCAAAGATGATTATTTTACCTCAACTTTCAGGCTTACAGGTGGCTGTTTCAAAGCACACTTCAGTAGTGTGTAGATGCCTGTGTATACAACGGTGAGCAGCTCTTCATTCTGACTGCTCGTTTCTAGCTGTTTTAACTGTTTGTATCCAACACATTTCCCTTCCAGTGCAGAAACAATTACTGAAAAGTAATTAAAATCTAAAATTAGATATATGCTCTCAAAACTAACGAAAACAGATCTAAAAAAACAGGCACATAACACCCAGTACATTTCCTACAATGGCTAAAAGCCACCCAAATATACTTAGTCTAGTACTCAAGATCTAGAGGAAgttttaaaggttaactttatgataaaattattaactatgagctacatgtatacattttaaatttattttacagtatacatgtacattgtatccaataacaaataaaaagtgttactcctacttttgctttcacCCAAACACTGTAAAGCGGCTTAAAAAATTCTGGTCCTCAATCGGCACTTCAACTAACTGAAGTATGCCTGTTAAGTACTGTgaactcattcattcatttcaacttattctcatgcttatatccaattacggttcaagcatgctgtcccgggcacacacctcagctatctgggcagtctgtccaggacaatgggttagttgttagttggttagcgAGAGCcttatacacctacccatttagcccttaagaactcactctggattggagctggtaccgggctgcgaaccctgtacctaccagtctgtaatccgatggcttaaccactgcaccactgaggccggttgtgAACTCGACTAACTGGATAAGTATATATGCACAAAAGTCAATTGAAAAGTAATGCCcccaaaactaaattttaatgATACCCAAAATAATAGTTGCAAAAACAAATGAAGGGTCCACaggaataacctgtgatgtcacatttttagtTAGGTgatatttacaacattaatttcactaagtcgtttttgtttattccttaaaattaccaatatcaGATCCACTTGACTCACAGAAATTGAGTTAAagtggagaaagatgaattaacatttggtGCGTATCACACGACTTCACATGTGCCAGACCAAAtaggccaaatcatttaatttgtataattttcaTGAACACtcgttgttagaatttgtttttcaatcatTATATTTGATTGGCAAACGATATGCTGCATTTGTGTGCccctactgtagtgaatagtacaTATAGTCCATTCAGAACAACCATAAATAATcctgagtgtataaattgttttaattcaaaaTCAATCCATAAGAAAATTGATATCTtaaaactattcactggtatgaacgtaatgcctatctgCAATGACATCAAGTGTTGTTAGCGATCATTGGAGAAAACGGACTATTcttgacaaactgaatttttcatttttaaaaaaatattaaagtatttatgACCACTGTGCATATTTCAGAAACATATTTTACCAATACCATGTAGTggctttaaaaaattaaaatgacgaACTGTGCATGCGcagaaatgttatttttttcaaatgcatGTCCCTGAATGCAGTTATAAACCACCACATTTTCATGTTTTCTGGATGGTGTTACACATttctttactagaatggattcaTTTTACGTCCATGTTGTCAATTTGTTTTCATGAACtgattggaatatattttatttcatgtaatgCTGAAAAATATAGACTATTCCTTCCGTAAATATCTTATTCATGTTTTTCTCATTAGCTGAaagcagtttgggacgtcgatgttACTTACTGCAAATTATAAACAatgctttatttttataaataaaaactactaTGAGGGTAGAAGGGGTGAAACGATCAGACTGTTGGGGCAAAACGACCAGTTTGGAGAACAAACCTACCCGGGACGAAACGACacagggtgaatttggataagGGTGAAACTACccgataccatataataataatagggtAATGTAACAATTTTCGGAtatagaaagaaccacactttctttCTACGTCCATTCGGACTACCTTCAGGTGACTAAAAAAACAGGCACAGTAGCTTTTTCTTGTTAAAAGGGACGGTTTTCGATGTGTGGAGGGTACTTTACATATACGATATAGTGAATTATACTTAGGATATGTGGCAAGGTATCAAACATACATTTTAGTAGGTTTTGAAATGTTCCCTTTTCCAGTTTTGATAGTGGCTTTATAATGGCTTTGATTTCCAATGGCACTCTAGCTCCCACAAATGGCATTCTTTCCGATGCAGACGAAGCTTTGCTTCCAGAACCCATGACTTGAATTATCGACATTCTAAAACTTTGTATATGTTACTATAAAATACTAGCAAATATATAAACTGGATCTATCGCTTCCCAAGtaaaatcatttgttgaaaGAACATCGTCAGCTcttataaaaagtaaataaaaacagtcATTTCATGTTGCACAGGGCACTGCCCCACCTAGCTAAATCTAGCACACACTTCTAACAAACAATTACGCCAGCAGACAAAGTGGCCACTGCTAAACACCGGATTCAATATGCTTTTATGGATTCGCAAGTGAAAAAGTATTCAAAATCATGTTCAACGCAAAACCTTCTGCTATACTTTATTTTGGTATTTTAGCTTAGATATTTTGGATAAAGGATTGATTGGTCTGCAAGTCAATTTCTATTGCGAAAAAAAGTTATCCTACAGAAATTGAAGACCATcgatttttttaacataaagaACCGAATagtgattatttttaaactaaactttaaatttttttattttaatattacgaTAAAACTTAACACACATAATAGCATATATATTATAGggagcattttaaaaatattgtgtacCGGTACCGGTACTAGCAAATgcggccatttttcaagatggccgctatTAGGCtaatatgttaaaaatgtaatattatgcTCGTTTGTTTTTAGCTATAAATATGAACTTTATAAAAACACGTTATAGCTGATTTTCATGCAATTAGTTTTATCTCATGCAGAATACAATGTGATAAGAGGACCAACACAAAAACACCCCTACAGGTTATGTGACACAGGCCTATCACAACACTCATATTTTGCACGCTTTATCATTAGCAGGTTTCTATGCATTATGTCAAgtctttacatttaaaacattttaatgttatttaatcCTCTTTGTTTAATGCAGGTTTTctcttattaaaataaatattataataacaaccctGTCAATTGatcacggcaatcggcaatgccgtgtcCAGAGATTGCCGAGATGTTTTGATTTATCCACGGCATTTGCCTTGAAACTTTAACATTTCTGATGCcacttttctttaaaaaaaaaaaaaaaattgataggTCGCAAGAAATTTTCAAAAGAGATTATTCATCCAGCAAAATGGAAACTAGAATGAGAGAAAGAACATTCCACTCTATTAGGTGTAACAGTTTCACTTAGGAGAAAtgattggggtgggggcatAAGAAATGTCCAATTTTGCGTCACGTGCGTAATTATTTAATGGCTCATAATTATATAACGGCAAGCAAAAGTACACAACACGAAATTTCTAATGACGGTCTAACTACAAAAATACTAATTTTAACAGGCACTTAGTGACTTTATAATAATTAAGTAGACTATTATttaggatttttattttttatgccCTTCTGATATCCGATTGCATAACCATCCCGTCTCAGATAATggtgaaatgtttatataatatcGGAATGACTATAAAAACAGACAGTATGCCTAGTAGTTGTTAACAGGCTCTTTccaataaatataatgtagCATTTAAAATTTTGTCTATATATCCTTTGGCCAGATAGTTCATCcgactatatagatattcatatggGCCACACACCGTCACACTATAAAACGTCCAACTGAATTTGATCTTTTCCCTCTGCCAGCCTGTAacaagtattaattaatatgtacatATCCTTGTGTCCTGTGGTAACTACCTACCCATATAGACCACACCCCGGGTCCGGCAGACTCTATAAAACGACCAGCAGACAGGGTGAAATTTCTAGTATCAGCAATTAGTACTAGTGTACGATGGCGTAGGAAGAGGAgggcaaggggggcatgtgccccccacttttcagatattttgctttatatttgctttataatagtgtaaaagtgtgtaaatataaaagtgtgccccctccccccacccccgcccttTTTCGTACCTTCGTACGCCACTGTagtatatagatgtatatataatatggttgGGGCGAGCTTACTTGCTCGGGTACCGAATAGTCCGGTATTTAGGTATTCGCCCTTTATGTCTGGCTGCTAGCATAATTGACTGCTAGAGCTGTTTGCTAGATTCAACCTGGAATAAAATGGTGCGTTGTTCTATGAATTATTTTATGTAGGAGTcatttataatacaaaatacaaaggTTTGAGACAATTTAAGTTGTGAATGATATTATATTAACACTGTCTACTATGTTAATGAACGATTGACAGTGTTTTTCCCCTTTTTGTTTGCCGAATGCAAAATTAATGAAtcgggggagggacgtagcccagtggtaaagctttcgcttaatgcgcggtcggtctaggatcaatccccgtcgttGGTCccattcctcgttccagccagtgcaccacaactggtataacaaaggccgtgtatgtgctattctgtctgtgggatggtgcatataaaagatcccttgctgctaatcgaaaagagcaggcatcgaaataagcattgtgtctggtaacccatttacccTCGTTTAATCGAAAACCGTATGACTAAGAGGAAATGGCTGGTGCACATGCTCAGTCATGTCAGGCTATCAATTTAACGACATTAATGTTTACCTTgtcaatttagaaataaaatgtataaaaaggtaagtacatacATGTTATCTCTGTTCCATCAAGAATTGCACCAGGTGGTAAGAAAACgtcattttaaaagtattatcaAAAACCGTACTATGACGTTGTCAACATAatggcaacaaaacaaaattggctTTTCCTGCAAAAACAGTCACGTGACCTGAAAGAAGCTGTTTGGAAGTGACCAGTCATTACTCAGTCGCAGTGCTAGTAGTCGTGTTTGGTTGTGTGGATTCCGTATTGCATTCAGTAAAATTCCAAGGCACAAATTAACTAATAATAAGTTTCATTGTGCATAAAACTTATTCTTACCTTTTTTTAGCATTTTtaaggaaatttgttttaagtgtaCTTCCTTAAGTTGTTGTCGTGTTAACAATCGAACATGcagacattacaaaataccAGGAAGTAAAATAATACGGTTTTCGATTTCGTACGGTTTTCGATAATTGGCaatacaggttaccacaaaatataacctggttaccacaactatatgaaagttagaattgaattcctgttatcAGTACGACTAATGAAATCttgaagtaaatttatctagtgggcactgcttaaacgcggattgccgaaattgctttgcaattgcacaagtgcgcacaaACATCTGTGCAATTtcgtacgagaaaacaaaacgcggaagtaaattcatctagtggacacTGCTTAAATGCGGAATGACTAttattgcttgcaattgcacatagatgcaattccttaccagaaaatgaaacgcggaagtccggaatgcattgcctggtttacattTTGAAACGAAACTACCGTTGTTGAAATCTTTGTCGAGAATGAAACactgttctcgacttttcttacatgtggtatcctcccggtaacctgaacgaccgttctcgacttacttTGATAcctgaaagagtagcccatgaagtggcgacagcggatttcttctctcaatatctgtgtggtccttagccatatgtctgacacaatataaccttaaataaaatgtgttgagtacatcattaaataaaacatttttcttttttttaattaattaatctgttAATGATGTAAGGACCTCTTTTCGTGTTGTGTATTTTTCTTGtgggaaggactttcctttggcactgtcactaaccctaaccctaactctatttattaaaagtatttataatgttctttatacgtgacgGTGTCAAAGGAAAATCCTACCCATTACCACCCTTTTGGGGTTGTACTATTTACCGAGCTCAACTGAGAATACCAAGAGCAACCGAGAACTACCAAGTTAAAGAGAACATTTACCAAGCACAAGTGTAGAACTACTGAGTGCAAGTATAAAACTATCCATCGCATGTATGGCACCAAATATACCACATGATCAGAACAGTCGTTCTGTATATTGTGTCCATCACTGTCTGTGATTTTTGTCatcagttttaaatttaatttgttgtaactggttaaatttattttcttactTTCTGTTTTGTTAGGGATATCAttgcttataaaaacaattgcataatattgcatgatggggtgttttatttataatactgtgcacaaattattgttacatcaGCTGTGAAAGGCTTTACGGGTCTGATCAAAATGTATAAGTCGTGGTtgggaaaaaaataaagaaatgttttatttaatgacgcactcaacacattttatttatggttatatggcatcagacatatggttaaggaccacacagatattgagagaggaaacccgctgtcgccacttcatgggctactcttttcaattagcagcaagggatcttttatatgcaccatcccaaagacagagtagtacataccatggcctttgatataccagtcgtggtgcactggctggaacgagaaataactccatgggcccactgacagggattgattcATAGTTGGGAGTATTTACGATCTCAATTTTATGCACCAATTTGTTGCCTctgtgtataagccgactctcttcttttggaaagtgtttctagacttcaaaagtcggctacTACACGGCAACATatggtaaataaaaataattttaaaaatataaaatatataatataataaaaataaataatataaattataataaaaatttttttcttaaataaataaaaacatgatttgctggtttgaaggcaaacactaaaatgttttcaacccactaccctaaccccacttattttggcttgatttgtgttaaTTAAACTGATGCTGAAAATGTAGGTGCCATTAacaaatcctggggaaaggcctgctACATTAGATGTTGTACAAACTTGGGGTGGACGGCAGGAGTTATCAATACATTTGTGCAACATTCAAGCCATTAGCGTATGAGAAAAGTGCCCCTCCACCACCAAATTCgcaaaaaaattatagaaatatttgggcaaaatgtgctaacctaagatctttttacaatttatttcaATCATTCTATCTGCAAATTTAgctgtaaacaatataaaaatgcgtagtgattctaGCCAGCcccactacaaaaatgggagcccatataCCTATGTGGTGCTTGAATCGTGAACAAATAAAATCTGGGTGTTTCTGCACTTGTGCTCGGTAGTTATCAGTTGCTCTCGGTAAATAGGATCTCTGCCCTGttgttagggttagagttagatTTAGGGTTATTTTTAGGTTTTAGGGTGAATCCcatctttatacatgtatgtttcaaTATAATGGGGGGTAACAGACGGAAATCTTTCAAAAGGATGCAATTTTTCGCTGTCtgtccttttttttattttttttggaatGATCTTCAAAAAGGGGTGGAAGTGTTCAaaatatgtgacataattaatatgacgtcacagGCCTTTGGATTTTCATGGTAACGATCATTTCTGGTAcagtgtcggtaaaatcacggaaccgaaattttgtttcccatgatcATTATAAtgagtacgactattcaacaaaaatagtataaacAGTTTCCGATGTGTTCCCATGATGACAAGGCATGGAACCGAAAAAGTTTTTCCCATGAactttgaaatcctatggcctgcgTCATCAGGTTtgctttttaataataacacgTAATGACTAGAGCTGGGCAATATTCCGTATATACTATTCGGTATCGGTATGTCAATACCGGTTTACAGTACTGAGCAAATTTCTAAATAGTTtcgtattgaaaaatgttatcaGTCATTTAGTAaggcactaacaatatatctgacgaacacAAAACAGCTGAAAAGAACAGAGAGTTGAGGGCCTTGtgtatgtaatttaattttatttagatgagaTTAGCGGGTGACACTTAATTTgggcatgcatttaaaacagagtataccgaaaataccaCTCGATATTAGTATTGTATtaataccgaataccgtaccaataccgaggtaaatcgCCCCGAAAATACCAATACTGATACTGAACCCAAGCCAGGAAATAAGTGGCAGGTCACGGATGTCCACTGTCCGGTACAGATTTGTCATTTTTTAAGCTTTGACAGTCACCAACTTAAGATTAGTGGTCATTTTGTCCTACACAAAATGAAGTAGTCCGAAACGAACATAGAAAGATATTCACTTAATGTGTGGTGTCTTGGTGTACCACTAAATCCAAATGTATGTGGTTATGATGAGACAAGAAAGTAAAGTTAAATGTAAACTATAACGATAGTTGTCTTAATAGGGAACAACAtccagttatctcccttgatgGGGGCTCTCATGAACAGCTGTTTAGTGGTTTGTTTTGAAGCAAGTGTTACTCAagcagggattctagaatttttacaaaagctactagccatgggatcagtgatttacaaaatgtactagccacaattaaaaattcactagccctac
The sequence above is drawn from the Gigantopelta aegis isolate Gae_Host chromosome 6, Gae_host_genome, whole genome shotgun sequence genome and encodes:
- the LOC121374036 gene encoding COMM domain-containing protein 5-like, whose protein sequence is MSIIQVMGSGSKASSASERMPFVGARVPLEIKAIIKPLSKLEKGTFQNLLKLIVSALEGKCVGYKQLKQLETSSQNEELLTVVYTGIYTLLKCALKQPPVSLKVEHFKEDLQDLQIPEECHADIASVVFGNRRAKIDKCVLANRPRLPSLDLLRWRVDVAISTSVLNRVLEPTVLMEMTLHNGRVFTFEVSVHKFHELRYSVAYVLKEMEELEKRSILKIQD